One genomic segment of Natrialbaceae archaeon AArc-T1-2 includes these proteins:
- a CDS encoding TIGR03885 family FMN-dependent LLM class oxidoreductase — protein sequence MTDIGYHVSHEQFAPSDLLEWIQRAQTQGFDHALASDHFHPWSEQQGESGFVWSWLGSAMEATDMTFGTVNAPGYRYHPAIVAQGAATLREIYPGRFWLAVGSGQILNEGIVGTDWPVKRDRNARLEECAEIMRRLWDGEEVTHHGRVDVEQAKLYSRPETPPPLIGAALSEETASWLAEWADGMITIATPDHEDDASRVEAFRENAPEKPVYLKAQHSYDETDEAALGGAYEQWRNQCVPGTVTQELRTPEEYDALGAQLSEEHVEEHVRVSADPKEHVDWIEADLELDVDKVFLHNVNTNQPEFIDTFGEEVLPALE from the coding sequence ATGACTGACATCGGCTATCACGTCTCACACGAGCAGTTTGCACCGAGCGATCTCCTCGAGTGGATCCAACGTGCACAAACACAGGGATTCGATCACGCGCTCGCGTCGGATCACTTCCATCCCTGGAGCGAGCAACAGGGCGAGTCGGGGTTCGTCTGGTCCTGGCTCGGCTCGGCGATGGAAGCGACCGACATGACCTTTGGCACGGTCAACGCGCCCGGCTACCGCTATCACCCCGCCATCGTCGCACAGGGCGCGGCGACGTTGCGGGAGATCTATCCCGGGCGATTCTGGCTCGCTGTCGGCAGCGGTCAGATTCTCAACGAGGGGATCGTCGGGACCGACTGGCCGGTCAAACGCGACCGGAACGCTCGCCTCGAGGAGTGTGCCGAGATCATGCGCCGACTCTGGGACGGCGAGGAAGTGACCCACCACGGTCGCGTCGACGTCGAGCAGGCGAAACTGTACTCGCGTCCCGAGACGCCACCGCCATTGATCGGTGCGGCACTTTCCGAGGAAACCGCCTCGTGGCTTGCCGAGTGGGCCGACGGGATGATCACGATCGCCACGCCGGATCACGAAGACGACGCCAGCCGCGTCGAGGCGTTCCGGGAGAACGCACCGGAGAAACCGGTCTACCTCAAGGCCCAACACTCCTACGACGAGACTGACGAGGCCGCACTCGGGGGCGCATACGAGCAGTGGCGCAACCAGTGCGTGCCGGGAACGGTGACACAAGAGCTCCGGACGCCCGAAGAGTACGACGCCCTCGGTGCCCAACTCTCCGAGGAACACGTCGAAGAACACGTTCGCGTCTCGGCAGATCCCAAAGAGCACGTCGACTGGATCGAGGCGGACCTCGAACTCGACGTCGACAAAGTGTTCCTCCACAACGTCAACACGAACCAGCCGGAGTTCATCGATACGTTCGGAGAGGAGGTGTTGCCCGCACTCGAGTGA
- the sppA gene encoding signal peptide peptidase SppA, whose protein sequence is MVSSRGIGRFAVVVVGAALFATVGVVLFVVFPDTLADLFGVIVALVVVLLGIKFAGNVAGSLFPSYDVAEVAVEGPITRSGSGGPLPSSPRSTPADAIVEQIDRADDDDSVEALLVKLNTPGGEVVPSDDIKLAAERFDGPTIAYTTDVCASGGYWIASGCEELWARDASIVGSIGVMGSRVNASDLAEKVGLSYEGFTAGEYKDAGMPLKEIDDEEREYLQGLVDDYYDRFVERVSDGRELEPAEIRETEARVFLGEKAHEIGLVDELGTREELEDAVADRLERDEVAVEAFEPTRPLMQRVGTGAQRVAYAFGAGIASIADDRGFRLRT, encoded by the coding sequence GTGGTGAGTAGTCGTGGCATCGGTCGGTTCGCGGTCGTCGTCGTCGGGGCCGCACTGTTCGCTACGGTCGGTGTCGTGCTGTTCGTCGTCTTTCCCGACACGCTCGCGGATCTGTTCGGCGTGATCGTCGCGCTCGTCGTCGTCCTCCTGGGGATCAAGTTCGCGGGCAACGTCGCTGGCTCGCTGTTTCCCTCCTACGACGTCGCCGAAGTCGCCGTCGAGGGACCGATCACCCGTAGCGGGAGCGGCGGACCGTTGCCCTCGAGTCCACGGTCGACGCCGGCAGACGCCATCGTCGAGCAGATCGACCGGGCGGACGACGACGATAGCGTCGAGGCACTGCTGGTGAAGCTGAACACACCCGGTGGTGAGGTCGTCCCGAGTGACGACATCAAGCTCGCGGCAGAACGGTTCGACGGACCGACGATCGCCTACACGACCGACGTCTGTGCGAGCGGGGGATACTGGATCGCAAGCGGCTGTGAGGAACTCTGGGCTCGCGACGCGAGCATCGTCGGCTCGATCGGCGTTATGGGCTCGCGCGTGAACGCGAGCGATCTCGCAGAGAAGGTCGGCCTCTCCTACGAGGGGTTTACCGCAGGCGAGTACAAAGACGCCGGGATGCCCCTCAAAGAGATTGACGACGAGGAGCGCGAGTACCTCCAAGGGCTGGTCGACGACTACTACGATCGCTTCGTCGAACGCGTCAGCGACGGCCGCGAACTCGAGCCGGCCGAAATCCGCGAGACGGAAGCCCGGGTGTTCCTCGGTGAGAAGGCCCACGAGATCGGTCTCGTCGACGAACTGGGAACCCGCGAGGAACTCGAGGACGCCGTCGCCGACCGCCTCGAGCGAGACGAGGTCGCTGTCGAGGCGTTCGAGCCGACACGGCCGTTGATGCAACGCGTCGGGACGGGTGCCCAGCGCGTCGCGTACGCTTTCGGTGCGGGAATCGCGAGCATCGCGGACGACCGCGGGTTTCGGCTGCGGACCTGA
- a CDS encoding DUF373 family protein → MTTLVVCLDRTDDVGRKTGLRTPIVGWEAVRALVTDVGLADPEDSSVNSLLETLHVAKRLRDDDEDPVVAVVSGDRDSMVSADRAVATQLDDLIAEYDPDSAIVVIDSAEDERLVPIVESRVQVDSVDRVVVRQARDIESTYYLLKQFLADEELRQTVLVPIGLALLVFPLLATLVGPAEGAAAITTVIGLFLLYKGFSVDEIVTGLARRVQESLYTGQVSVVTYVVAGGLTLVGLFVGALGISGLEATSGVFLPAMKFAFDSVPWLAMAALTASAGRLLDELIGDEPIKGSYLNLPFIVVSVGLVVRGFSAYFLERGGIIEPFVVPPIDVGALTVDSFAITAGERLAMFVVAAFVLSLVGVRVAASFGGTGSEDVRDGTDVSDAELVDGTPDSGLTDGGAASDVDREDDAG, encoded by the coding sequence GTGACTACGCTGGTCGTCTGCCTCGATCGGACCGACGACGTCGGCCGCAAGACTGGCCTGCGGACGCCGATCGTCGGCTGGGAGGCAGTCCGTGCGCTGGTGACCGACGTCGGTCTCGCAGACCCCGAGGACTCGAGTGTCAACTCGTTGCTCGAGACCTTACACGTCGCAAAGCGACTGCGCGACGACGACGAGGATCCGGTCGTCGCCGTCGTCTCGGGGGATCGCGACTCGATGGTGAGCGCAGACCGCGCGGTGGCGACCCAGCTCGACGACCTCATCGCGGAGTACGATCCCGACTCCGCGATCGTCGTCATCGACAGTGCCGAAGACGAACGACTCGTTCCGATCGTCGAGAGCCGCGTGCAGGTCGACTCGGTCGATCGCGTCGTCGTCCGGCAGGCCCGTGACATCGAGTCGACGTACTACCTGCTCAAGCAGTTTCTCGCCGACGAGGAGCTTCGACAGACGGTGCTGGTTCCGATCGGGCTCGCACTCTTGGTCTTTCCGTTGCTCGCGACGCTCGTCGGTCCCGCCGAGGGGGCGGCAGCGATCACGACCGTCATCGGGCTGTTCCTGCTGTACAAGGGCTTCAGCGTCGACGAGATCGTGACCGGACTCGCACGCCGGGTCCAGGAGTCGCTGTACACGGGGCAGGTGTCGGTCGTCACCTACGTCGTCGCCGGCGGACTCACGCTCGTCGGGCTGTTCGTGGGCGCACTCGGCATCTCCGGCCTCGAGGCGACCTCGGGCGTGTTCCTTCCGGCGATGAAGTTCGCCTTCGACAGCGTGCCGTGGCTGGCGATGGCAGCACTCACCGCGAGTGCCGGTCGACTGCTCGACGAGCTCATCGGCGACGAACCCATCAAGGGATCGTACCTCAACCTGCCCTTTATCGTCGTCTCGGTCGGGCTCGTCGTCCGCGGGTTCTCCGCGTACTTCCTCGAGCGTGGCGGGATAATCGAGCCGTTCGTCGTGCCGCCGATCGACGTCGGCGCACTCACCGTCGATAGCTTTGCGATCACGGCCGGCGAGCGTCTCGCCATGTTCGTCGTCGCCGCGTTCGTCCTCAGTCTCGTCGGCGTCCGCGTCGCGGCTTCCTTCGGCGGCACCGGCTCCGAGGACGTACGCGACGGAACTGACGTCTCGGACGCCGAACTGGTCGATGGGACTCCCGACTCGGGACTGACCGACGGCGGCGCGGCGTCTGACGTCGATCGCGAGGACGACGCCGGGTAG
- a CDS encoding diphthine--ammonia ligase: protein MSDATGAWIGLFSGGKDSSWAVYRALERGFDVRRLVTVHPSSESYLYHVPETELATLAAESIGIPIVEVDPEDFDADVATDSSSQGDAELEPLEAALCELDDELEGGVAGVIAGAVESEYQTSRIEGMCDRLECDLFAPLWREDPLELAEAMLEAGFETKIVQVAAYGLDESWLGRTLDREAIGELEELNEEYGVHVLGEGGEFETLVVDAPHMDRRIDLEYETEWDGTRGRIRVTDARLSG from the coding sequence ATGAGCGACGCGACCGGGGCGTGGATTGGCCTCTTTTCGGGCGGAAAAGACTCCTCGTGGGCGGTGTATCGGGCACTCGAGCGCGGATTCGACGTTCGGCGGTTGGTCACCGTCCACCCCTCCTCGGAGTCGTACCTCTATCACGTCCCCGAGACCGAACTGGCTACGCTCGCGGCCGAGAGCATCGGCATTCCGATCGTCGAGGTCGATCCCGAGGACTTCGACGCCGACGTTGCCACCGACTCGAGTTCGCAGGGCGACGCCGAACTCGAACCGCTCGAGGCCGCTCTCTGCGAACTCGACGACGAACTCGAGGGCGGCGTCGCCGGCGTCATCGCGGGAGCCGTCGAGAGCGAGTACCAGACGAGCCGCATCGAAGGGATGTGCGACCGCCTCGAGTGTGACCTGTTCGCTCCGCTGTGGCGCGAAGATCCCCTCGAGCTCGCCGAGGCGATGCTCGAGGCGGGCTTCGAGACGAAAATCGTCCAGGTCGCAGCCTACGGACTCGACGAGTCCTGGCTCGGTCGCACACTCGATCGGGAAGCGATTGGCGAACTCGAGGAGCTCAACGAGGAGTACGGCGTTCACGTCCTCGGAGAGGGTGGCGAGTTCGAGACCCTGGTGGTCGATGCGCCGCATATGGACCGGCGGATCGATCTCGAGTACGAGACCGAGTGGGACGGTACCCGGGGTCGGATTCGAGTGACCGATGCTCGGCTGTCCGGCTAA
- a CDS encoding tubulin/FtsZ family protein, with product MKLAMIGFGQAGGKIVDRFLEFDERTDGGFVRAAVAVNSAKADLMGLERIPKENQVLIGQARVKGHGVGADNELGAEIAEEDIDEIQNAIDTIPTHEVDAFLIVSGMGGGTGSGGAPVLAKHLKRIYTVPVYGLGVLPGTDEGGIYTLNAARSFQTFVREVDNLLVFDNDSWRTAGESVEGGYEQINGEIVRRFGVLFGAGEVGSGEDVAESVVDSSEIINTLSGGGVSTVGYASEEVELNTGGGLLSRFTDSGTDGTELDAANTTNRITSLVRKAALGRLTLPCEIEGAERALLVLSGPSEYLNRKGIERGRKWLEEETGSMEVRGGDYPREIPEVSASILLSGVTQVPRIKRLQQVAIEAQDNIDEIQAESEENLESLVEDDEDELEPLF from the coding sequence ATGAAGCTGGCGATGATCGGATTCGGACAGGCAGGTGGGAAAATCGTCGATAGGTTCCTCGAGTTCGACGAACGAACGGACGGCGGATTCGTCCGGGCAGCCGTCGCGGTAAACAGCGCGAAGGCTGATCTGATGGGACTCGAACGTATCCCGAAAGAGAACCAGGTTCTCATCGGCCAGGCCCGCGTGAAAGGCCACGGCGTCGGCGCGGACAACGAACTCGGCGCGGAGATCGCCGAGGAGGACATCGACGAGATCCAGAACGCGATCGACACGATTCCGACACACGAGGTCGACGCGTTTCTGATCGTCTCCGGGATGGGTGGTGGGACCGGCTCCGGTGGCGCTCCCGTCCTCGCGAAACACTTGAAACGGATCTACACGGTTCCCGTCTACGGTCTCGGCGTGTTGCCCGGCACCGACGAGGGCGGCATCTACACGTTAAACGCCGCCCGCTCGTTTCAGACGTTCGTTCGCGAGGTCGACAACCTGCTCGTCTTCGACAACGATTCCTGGCGGACGGCTGGCGAGTCCGTCGAGGGGGGCTACGAACAGATCAACGGCGAGATCGTCCGCCGGTTCGGCGTCCTCTTCGGTGCCGGCGAGGTCGGCAGCGGTGAAGATGTCGCCGAGAGCGTCGTCGACTCCAGCGAGATCATCAACACGCTTTCAGGGGGTGGCGTTTCGACCGTCGGCTACGCCTCCGAGGAGGTCGAACTCAACACCGGCGGCGGACTCCTCTCACGCTTTACGGACAGCGGCACTGACGGAACCGAACTCGACGCCGCGAACACGACGAACCGCATCACCAGTCTCGTCCGCAAGGCCGCACTCGGCCGACTCACCCTCCCCTGTGAGATAGAGGGTGCAGAGCGCGCCCTGCTCGTTCTCTCCGGCCCCAGCGAGTATCTCAACCGAAAAGGGATCGAGCGCGGTCGCAAGTGGCTCGAGGAGGAAACCGGCAGCATGGAGGTTCGCGGTGGCGACTACCCGCGTGAGATCCCAGAAGTCTCCGCGTCGATCCTGCTGTCGGGCGTGACCCAGGTGCCACGGATCAAACGCCTCCAGCAGGTCGCGATCGAAGCCCAGGACAACATCGACGAGATCCAGGCCGAAAGCGAAGAGAACCTAGAGAGCCTCGTCGAGGACGACGAGGACGAACTCGAACCGCTCTTTTAG
- a CDS encoding GNAT family N-acetyltransferase, which produces MSVEIDIHVVGPGNDDLVEDAWELKEHIHQREGVLKQRRGFFTDAFRRATVYCYAEDDELVGFAAVRRDGYILFLAVSPDRRGEGVGKRLVARVAEDNSTVTCHARTTNENALQFYEHLGFEIKRRIDDYYEDDGDAYYLKLGADGGLTDRISDLVRR; this is translated from the coding sequence GTGAGCGTCGAGATCGACATCCACGTCGTCGGCCCGGGTAATGACGATCTCGTCGAGGACGCCTGGGAGCTGAAAGAGCACATCCACCAACGAGAGGGTGTGCTGAAACAGCGACGTGGGTTCTTTACCGACGCCTTCCGACGCGCAACGGTATACTGTTACGCCGAAGACGACGAGCTGGTCGGCTTCGCTGCCGTCCGACGTGACGGCTACATCCTCTTTCTTGCCGTCTCGCCGGACCGTCGCGGCGAGGGGGTCGGCAAGCGACTGGTCGCCCGCGTCGCCGAAGACAACAGCACGGTCACCTGCCACGCCCGGACGACGAACGAGAACGCGCTCCAGTTCTACGAACACCTCGGGTTCGAGATCAAACGCCGAATCGACGACTACTACGAAGACGACGGCGACGCCTACTATCTTAAACTCGGTGCCGACGGCGGTCTCACTGATCGCATCTCCGATCTCGTTCGGCGCTGA
- a CDS encoding archease, translating into MGFELRDHTADVAVAATGDTLEKTVAAFADGLAAACAEDVPDVGDRFELAVHAESREALLFDYLDELIYLRDVRRELPVDNRVEHLDGPDDEDGTWRLEATARGVPLEEVSAREVKAVTYSEMRLEETAEGWEGYVVLDV; encoded by the coding sequence ATGGGTTTCGAACTGCGCGATCACACGGCCGACGTCGCCGTCGCCGCGACCGGCGACACCCTCGAAAAGACCGTCGCCGCGTTCGCGGACGGACTCGCGGCGGCCTGTGCCGAAGACGTACCCGACGTCGGCGATCGATTCGAACTCGCCGTACACGCCGAGAGTCGCGAGGCGCTGTTGTTCGATTACCTCGACGAACTGATCTACCTGCGAGACGTCCGTCGGGAGCTTCCCGTCGACAACCGCGTCGAGCACCTCGATGGTCCCGACGACGAGGACGGAACGTGGCGACTCGAGGCGACCGCCCGCGGCGTTCCGCTCGAGGAGGTAAGCGCCCGCGAGGTGAAGGCAGTGACGTATTCGGAGATGCGCCTCGAGGAGACCGCCGAGGGGTGGGAGGGGTACGTCGTGCTCGACGTCTGA